Proteins encoded together in one Terriglobus saanensis SP1PR4 window:
- the pgsA gene encoding CDP-diacylglycerol--glycerol-3-phosphate 3-phosphatidyltransferase: MNLPNSMTMSRIACIPLLIWMLSPHFFARGIHGEQEILASGLFIVASITDGLDGYLARRRGQITTMGILLDPLADKLLVTAGYICLVAMNPSIVKPWIAVLVIGREFLVSGLRSIAASEGFTIEASEIGKLKTVIQIVSVVAAILDHRWYQWNWGGFIVPVHLVAINAIYWMTIVSIISAVDYFVGFWKKIDHASGKRRRRKSFVLSRKKAESA, encoded by the coding sequence GTGAATCTGCCCAACTCCATGACGATGAGTCGGATCGCCTGCATCCCTCTGCTGATCTGGATGCTGTCGCCGCACTTCTTCGCGCGTGGTATCCATGGAGAGCAGGAGATTCTCGCCTCGGGGCTCTTTATTGTTGCGTCGATTACGGACGGCCTCGACGGTTATCTCGCTCGCCGGCGCGGGCAAATCACCACGATGGGGATTCTTCTGGATCCGCTTGCCGACAAACTGCTGGTCACGGCGGGGTACATCTGCCTTGTGGCCATGAACCCGTCCATCGTAAAGCCCTGGATCGCGGTACTGGTGATCGGGCGCGAGTTTCTTGTGAGCGGGCTGCGGTCGATCGCCGCAAGCGAAGGCTTCACGATCGAAGCCAGCGAAATCGGCAAACTGAAGACCGTTATTCAGATTGTCTCTGTGGTCGCCGCGATTCTGGATCATCGCTGGTACCAGTGGAACTGGGGTGGTTTTATTGTGCCGGTGCATTTGGTGGCAATCAACGCCATCTACTGGATGACAATCGTCTCCATCATCTCCGCTGTGGATTATTTTGTCGGCTTCTGGAAGAAGATCGACCACGCCAGCGGAAAGCGGCGTCGGCGGAAGAGTTTCGTTCTGAGCCGGAAGAAGGCTGAGTCCGCATAG
- a CDS encoding trimeric intracellular cation channel family protein: MHFVDLPRLPAALPDRAHLSASLFRTMETSSIILGALGGALAVRRDKAYNYDFTGVLGLGLISGVGGGIARDVLLGDGPPLALQHPHYLALALAGAVLALFFGSMVGHRMQTLMLIVDAAGLGFYTVAGATRALNAGLGFLPCLLLGITTAVGGGSLRDLFSGHPPSIFQEGELYALVAAIAALVFLLLHKVGVPDNVATGVATGVGFALRLLAVRFGWRTRAVDRIP, encoded by the coding sequence ATGCATTTCGTTGATCTTCCGCGCCTTCCAGCCGCTCTGCCAGATCGCGCCCACCTGTCGGCGTCGCTCTTCCGCACGATGGAAACGTCCAGCATCATCCTCGGGGCATTGGGTGGAGCGCTCGCCGTACGCCGGGACAAAGCCTACAACTACGACTTCACAGGAGTCCTCGGCCTGGGTCTCATCTCCGGCGTAGGTGGAGGTATTGCGCGAGATGTCCTGCTCGGCGACGGTCCACCGCTGGCACTGCAGCACCCTCACTATCTGGCGCTGGCGCTGGCAGGTGCAGTCCTCGCACTCTTCTTCGGAAGCATGGTCGGACACCGCATGCAGACTCTCATGCTCATCGTGGATGCAGCCGGTCTCGGCTTCTATACGGTTGCCGGCGCGACGCGAGCCCTGAACGCCGGCCTTGGATTTCTGCCCTGCCTGCTCCTGGGCATTACGACGGCCGTTGGTGGAGGATCGCTGCGCGATCTCTTCAGCGGACACCCGCCCAGCATCTTCCAGGAAGGCGAACTCTACGCCCTGGTGGCGGCCATAGCGGCCCTTGTGTTTCTTTTACTGCACAAAGTGGGCGTGCCGGACAATGTGGCCACAGGTGTCGCTACCGGTGTGGGCTTCGCGCTTCGGCTGCTTGCCGTACGTTTCGGCTGGCGAACGCGGGCTGTCGACCGAATCCCCTAA
- a CDS encoding aspartate ammonia-lyase yields the protein MAIRTEKDSLGNVEVPAEALYGAQTARAIVNFPISGLRANPALIRAIAAIKLAAAQANADLKLITAEQANAIEQAAQEILDGQHHDAFPVDVFQAGAGVSFHMNANEVIANRAGQILGDPLGSYKKVHPNDHVNYGQSTNDVFPTAMRLSALLALEDLYPVLESLRNSFEEKAKEFDGILKSGRTHMQDATPIRLGQEFAAYGVAIAKSLRHLRTTSESLRELGLGGSAVGTGINTHPQYRAKAIANLSKLTKQELTPAADMRYAMQSCAPMSEISGALRTLALEIIRISNDLRLLSSGPNTGFNEIGLPGLQPGSSIMPGKVNPVLPELAAMVGFQVIGNDTAVALAVQAGQLELNVMMPTMAHNVLQSITILTHTLHELDHRCIRGITANTPRCNFYAQSTVSLATALNPYIGYASAAEIVKESVGTGRSILDLAREKKLLTEEQISEILDPLAMTEPRETI from the coding sequence ATGGCCATTCGAACCGAAAAAGATTCCCTCGGCAACGTCGAAGTTCCAGCAGAAGCCCTCTACGGCGCACAAACAGCCCGCGCCATCGTGAACTTCCCTATCTCCGGACTTCGCGCCAACCCGGCCCTCATCCGCGCGATCGCCGCCATAAAGCTCGCAGCAGCGCAGGCCAACGCCGATCTGAAGCTCATCACCGCAGAACAGGCCAATGCCATCGAACAGGCCGCGCAGGAGATCCTCGACGGCCAACACCACGACGCCTTCCCCGTGGACGTCTTCCAGGCAGGCGCGGGCGTCAGCTTTCACATGAATGCGAACGAGGTCATCGCGAACCGCGCGGGACAGATCCTCGGCGATCCCCTCGGCTCCTATAAAAAAGTCCACCCCAACGACCACGTCAACTACGGCCAGAGCACCAACGACGTCTTCCCTACCGCCATGCGGCTTTCCGCGCTGCTGGCGCTGGAGGATCTTTATCCGGTTCTCGAATCCCTGCGAAATTCCTTCGAGGAAAAAGCCAAAGAATTCGACGGCATCCTCAAATCCGGCCGTACCCACATGCAGGATGCAACGCCGATCCGGCTGGGCCAGGAGTTCGCCGCCTATGGCGTAGCCATAGCAAAATCATTGCGTCACCTCCGCACGACTTCTGAGTCGCTTCGAGAGCTAGGGCTGGGTGGATCCGCCGTCGGAACAGGGATCAACACGCATCCGCAGTATCGCGCGAAGGCCATCGCGAATCTCTCCAAATTGACGAAGCAGGAGCTCACACCCGCAGCGGACATGCGTTACGCCATGCAATCCTGCGCGCCGATGTCGGAGATCTCCGGCGCGCTCCGCACCCTGGCGCTGGAGATCATCCGCATCTCCAACGACCTTCGCCTGCTCTCTTCCGGACCGAACACCGGTTTCAACGAGATCGGTCTCCCCGGTCTTCAGCCCGGCAGCTCCATCATGCCCGGCAAGGTCAATCCTGTTCTGCCCGAGCTCGCTGCCATGGTGGGCTTTCAGGTCATCGGCAACGACACTGCCGTAGCCCTTGCAGTGCAGGCGGGCCAGCTCGAACTCAATGTCATGATGCCCACCATGGCCCACAACGTCCTGCAGTCCATCACCATCCTCACGCACACCCTGCATGAGCTCGACCATCGCTGCATCCGCGGCATCACCGCCAACACGCCCCGCTGCAACTTCTACGCGCAGTCCACGGTCTCGCTCGCCACCGCATTAAATCCCTACATCGGGTACGCCAGCGCTGCAGAGATCGTCAAAGAATCCGTCGGCACTGGACGCTCGATCCTCGATCTCGCCCGCGAGAAAAAACTCCTCACAGAGGAGCAGATCAGCGAGATCCTCGATCCCCTGGCAATGACCGAGCCGCGCGAAACGATCTAG
- a CDS encoding DUF481 domain-containing protein yields the protein MGNLCGWMLGLGILVGVGTQQLKAEDKAVPPPAKAEDKAAAPLPDVIVFTNGDQLSGALVRGVGDSVVFKSDMAGELTIPLSKVRELRSSGSFAVLKKNAPVSRGDLHPGTLEVTDGTVVVASPMGAPEQMPIKDVAYILDQTTFDREVEKKAGPLYGWTGAVNAGATFVQSTQHGGTFNAGLTLARTVPTVTFLNPRNRTLLDVSETYGKLTTPTIPQTEPTPTPDSVVKTSVFHADLERDQYFTQRFYALANTSFDHNFSQGLQLQSVYGLGIGWTPISTPKQQLDVKADLHYEGQGFQDPSTNLDLIGSTLAETYKRTLPRKLVLTEQASVLPAWNNFNAYSANGSIGLSLPLFKRLSVALTTTDNFINNPSTGYKKNSFQFVTGITYSLK from the coding sequence ATGGGGAATCTTTGCGGGTGGATGTTGGGGTTGGGAATATTGGTGGGGGTGGGGACGCAGCAGTTGAAAGCGGAGGACAAGGCGGTGCCGCCACCGGCGAAAGCAGAGGATAAAGCGGCAGCTCCCTTACCGGACGTGATTGTTTTTACCAACGGAGATCAGCTCAGTGGGGCCCTGGTCCGCGGCGTGGGTGATTCCGTCGTCTTCAAGAGCGATATGGCAGGCGAACTGACGATCCCGCTGTCCAAGGTGCGAGAACTGCGGTCGAGCGGCAGTTTTGCCGTCCTGAAGAAGAACGCTCCCGTATCCCGCGGCGACCTCCATCCCGGAACCCTGGAAGTGACCGATGGAACCGTCGTCGTCGCCAGCCCCATGGGAGCACCGGAGCAGATGCCGATTAAAGACGTGGCCTACATCCTGGACCAGACGACTTTTGATCGTGAAGTGGAGAAGAAGGCAGGTCCGCTTTATGGCTGGACGGGCGCTGTGAATGCTGGAGCGACGTTTGTTCAATCCACACAGCATGGAGGAACATTCAACGCCGGTCTGACCCTCGCACGCACCGTTCCGACCGTAACTTTCCTGAATCCACGGAACCGTACCCTGTTGGATGTCTCAGAAACCTATGGCAAGCTGACAACTCCTACGATCCCACAGACCGAACCGACGCCAACCCCGGATTCCGTGGTGAAGACGAGTGTCTTCCATGCGGACCTGGAGCGAGATCAGTACTTCACGCAAAGGTTCTATGCGTTGGCCAATACGAGCTTTGACCACAACTTCTCCCAGGGCCTGCAGTTGCAGAGCGTTTACGGTCTTGGTATCGGTTGGACCCCGATCTCGACTCCAAAGCAGCAGTTGGATGTAAAGGCCGATCTGCACTATGAAGGCCAGGGATTTCAGGACCCCAGCACGAACCTGGACCTGATCGGTTCCACCCTCGCTGAAACGTATAAGAGAACGCTGCCTCGCAAACTGGTGCTGACAGAGCAGGCGTCTGTGCTTCCGGCGTGGAATAACTTCAATGCCTATTCTGCGAACGGAAGCATCGGCCTCTCGCTTCCGCTCTTCAAACGCCTGAGCGTCGCGCTGACGACCACCGACAACTTTATCAACAACCCCAGCACCGGCTACAAAAAGAACAGCTTCCAGTTTGTGACGGGCATTACTTATTCGTTGAAGTAG
- a CDS encoding Glu/Leu/Phe/Val family dehydrogenase: protein MAIDVLDELSQDVKELNPWEAQAERFDFAAKKLQLETGIWKVLRQPSREIIVHFPVLMDDGSIEVFTGYRVQHSMARGPAKGGIRYSPDVSLDEVRALASWMTWKCAVVNIPFGGAKGGVICDPKKMSQGELERMTRRYTSELIEFIGPEKDVPAPDMNTNEQTMAWIMDTYSMHMRQTVTSVVTGKPINIGGSRGRTAATGRGISIVCDEALKHLGMKPAETTVIVQGFGNVGSNAARLLAQKGYKVVGIAEWDGGLYNAAGIDIEVLLLHRSKTGSVRGFNGAEEANSAELLIHACDILIPAATENVITSRNAAAIKAKILVEGANGPTTPKADAILEKNGVFIVPDILANAGGVTTSYFEWVQDRMGYFWTEAEVNERLDRIMSESFIEVIRYAQSHGVNNRIAAYMLAIDRVAYTTKQRGFYA, encoded by the coding sequence ATGGCAATCGATGTTCTCGATGAGTTGAGTCAGGATGTAAAAGAGTTGAACCCGTGGGAGGCCCAGGCAGAGCGATTTGATTTCGCCGCCAAGAAGCTGCAGTTGGAGACGGGAATCTGGAAGGTGCTGCGGCAGCCTTCGCGCGAAATTATCGTTCACTTTCCCGTGCTGATGGACGACGGTTCCATTGAAGTCTTTACCGGCTATCGCGTGCAGCACTCGATGGCTCGCGGTCCTGCCAAGGGTGGGATCCGCTATTCGCCGGATGTCTCGCTCGACGAGGTTCGTGCACTGGCAAGCTGGATGACATGGAAGTGCGCGGTCGTGAACATTCCCTTCGGCGGAGCCAAGGGTGGCGTGATCTGCGATCCGAAGAAGATGAGCCAGGGCGAACTGGAGAGGATGACGCGGCGGTACACGTCGGAGCTGATCGAGTTCATCGGCCCGGAGAAGGATGTTCCCGCGCCGGACATGAACACAAACGAACAAACCATGGCATGGATCATGGATACCTACTCCATGCACATGCGCCAGACCGTGACCAGCGTCGTGACCGGCAAGCCGATCAACATCGGCGGTTCGCGGGGTCGCACGGCGGCCACGGGGCGCGGCATCTCGATCGTCTGCGATGAAGCTCTCAAGCATCTCGGCATGAAGCCAGCAGAGACGACCGTGATCGTGCAGGGTTTTGGCAACGTGGGTTCCAACGCTGCACGTCTGCTGGCGCAGAAGGGGTACAAGGTGGTCGGCATCGCCGAGTGGGATGGTGGTCTCTATAACGCCGCCGGGATCGACATCGAAGTCTTGCTTCTACATCGTTCAAAGACGGGCAGTGTGCGAGGCTTCAACGGTGCGGAAGAGGCAAATTCGGCCGAGTTGCTGATTCATGCCTGCGACATTCTGATTCCCGCAGCGACGGAGAATGTCATCACCAGCCGGAATGCTGCAGCCATCAAGGCGAAGATTCTTGTAGAAGGCGCCAATGGACCGACGACGCCCAAAGCCGACGCGATCCTGGAAAAGAACGGTGTTTTCATCGTGCCGGATATTCTGGCCAATGCAGGCGGCGTGACGACGAGTTACTTCGAGTGGGTGCAGGACCGCATGGGCTACTTCTGGACCGAAGCCGAGGTCAACGAGCGGCTTGACCGGATCATGAGCGAGAGCTTTATCGAAGTGATTCGGTACGCGCAGTCTCATGGAGTCAACAACAGGATCGCGGCCTACATGCTTGCGATCGATCGAGTTGCCTATACAACGAAGCAGCGCGGGTTCTACGCTTAA
- a CDS encoding sulfatase-like hydrolase/transferase, translating into MTFEFLKKRSFWVSTARYLVAAFLFNLPFVYARHEINMRVAEINLDYLVLVLLYIVAGRFLAGVGFFLVYVVEILKVFDKIYFFTQEDLAYAVRFAFQVQTGTLIGGVSAALLFCALFTYLWLKVLPGRDGVRLGLWAAAPSAVLMVLLLGVDTLKGYNPITRSGGQRWGTHLVGETFYRTSMYIVASLRYDPPPGTPIPSASDVLRPLKGDNRYAKLNIVQVLVESMGLQLNAGEGTREFAMFHSPEILQRYRLTEGSVPFDGPTVPGQLRELCGLQLGVRVDASVAAQSERCLPRQLRSLGYDTEAIHGYTGSMFHRSIWYRDFGFQKSVFLEQMKDTPGMHVCEGAFEGICDADIAQMIHKQLLASRKHPLFVHWMTLNSHLPVEEEGAPEYSCPTGYAEDVCNQLGYVHVALESIAKIAADPTIPPTTFVIVGDHAPPYIEGEKRNLYDQANVPYLLLQPKSASEAAGGSGSLEMPHQKNGVLRP; encoded by the coding sequence TTGACTTTTGAGTTCCTAAAGAAGCGAAGCTTCTGGGTTTCCACAGCGCGCTATCTTGTCGCTGCATTTCTGTTTAATCTGCCCTTTGTCTATGCGCGCCACGAGATCAATATGCGCGTGGCCGAGATCAATCTCGACTATCTTGTGCTTGTTCTGCTCTATATCGTCGCCGGACGCTTCCTTGCGGGCGTTGGTTTCTTCCTGGTGTATGTCGTTGAGATATTGAAGGTCTTCGACAAGATTTATTTCTTCACGCAGGAAGATCTGGCCTACGCGGTTCGTTTTGCCTTTCAGGTGCAAACGGGCACGCTCATCGGCGGTGTGTCGGCGGCGCTTCTCTTCTGCGCTCTGTTTACCTACCTTTGGTTGAAGGTTCTGCCCGGTAGGGATGGGGTTCGTCTTGGGCTGTGGGCCGCAGCGCCTTCCGCCGTTCTGATGGTGCTTCTGCTGGGCGTGGATACATTGAAGGGCTACAACCCGATCACGCGCTCCGGTGGTCAGCGCTGGGGTACGCATCTGGTAGGGGAGACCTTCTACCGGACCTCGATGTACATCGTGGCTTCGCTTCGCTACGACCCGCCTCCGGGAACGCCGATTCCTTCCGCGTCGGATGTGCTGCGGCCTTTGAAGGGCGACAACCGCTACGCAAAGCTCAATATCGTGCAGGTTCTTGTGGAGTCGATGGGACTTCAGCTCAATGCGGGCGAAGGCACGCGCGAGTTCGCCATGTTTCACAGTCCGGAGATTCTGCAGCGCTATCGGTTGACCGAAGGAAGCGTACCCTTCGACGGACCGACGGTTCCCGGCCAACTGCGGGAGTTGTGTGGACTACAACTCGGTGTCCGTGTGGACGCCAGTGTAGCAGCGCAGTCAGAACGGTGCCTTCCCAGGCAACTGCGGTCGCTTGGCTATGACACTGAGGCCATCCACGGCTACACGGGAAGCATGTTTCACCGGTCGATCTGGTACCGCGACTTTGGTTTTCAAAAGAGCGTCTTTCTGGAGCAGATGAAGGACACTCCTGGCATGCATGTCTGCGAGGGAGCGTTTGAGGGAATCTGCGACGCGGACATCGCACAGATGATTCATAAGCAGTTGCTGGCATCCCGCAAGCATCCTCTCTTTGTCCATTGGATGACGTTGAACTCCCATCTTCCTGTTGAGGAAGAGGGAGCACCGGAATACTCCTGCCCAACGGGCTATGCCGAGGATGTCTGCAACCAACTCGGCTATGTTCACGTGGCCCTCGAGAGCATTGCAAAGATTGCCGCAGATCCGACAATTCCTCCAACGACGTTTGTGATCGTGGGAGATCATGCGCCTCCTTATATCGAAGGTGAGAAGCGTAATCTGTACGATCAGGCGAATGTTCCCTATCTCTTGCTGCAACCGAAGAGTGCCAGTGAAGCCGCTGGCGGTTCAGGAAGTTTAGAAATGCCGCATCAGAAAAATGGCGTATTGCGCCCGTAG
- a CDS encoding ester cyclase, producing MSKQDNQAVLGKFAEAAGTGKFELFDEVVAADSVDHDPAPGQVAGPDGYRLVFTELHTAFPDIKIELATAVADEDSIAFAYTLTGTHTGPYLGIPGTGKSVKVRGLQISKFKDGKMVERWGSSDQLGILQQIGATELPKA from the coding sequence ATGTCGAAGCAGGATAATCAGGCGGTACTCGGTAAGTTTGCCGAAGCGGCGGGCACAGGCAAATTTGAGCTGTTCGACGAAGTGGTTGCGGCGGATTCGGTCGATCACGATCCTGCTCCGGGACAGGTTGCCGGACCCGACGGCTATCGGCTTGTGTTTACCGAGTTGCATACGGCGTTTCCCGATATCAAGATCGAATTGGCGACGGCGGTGGCGGACGAAGATTCGATTGCCTTTGCGTATACCCTCACTGGAACGCATACGGGGCCCTACCTGGGAATTCCGGGCACAGGCAAGAGCGTGAAGGTACGCGGGCTGCAGATCTCCAAGTTCAAAGACGGCAAGATGGTGGAGCGGTGGGGAAGCTCCGATCAACTTGGCATTCTGCAACAGATCGGCGCGACGGAACTGCCGAAGGCATAG
- a CDS encoding c-type cytochrome, with translation MAKTKSTSSRSRGKKSSGGKVFLGVLLGIVLTLGAVYGLYRYTSVLTPLLHRPHPGTSTLPATAPITQPSAPTRKLAQKMATVAKDAPFSPSEDVFEGGAHTYMARCASCHGDTRLTADTGLEMNPPAGQFFYGKHPHALTARKSAQVYEIIANGLPHQGMPAYKDQLSDTQIWQLSLLLESSALELPDPVRRILSTSTNK, from the coding sequence ATGGCCAAAACAAAATCCACCTCTTCCCGCTCGCGGGGCAAAAAAAGCTCCGGCGGAAAGGTTTTCCTTGGTGTGCTTCTGGGAATCGTGCTCACACTTGGAGCAGTTTACGGGCTCTACCGTTACACCTCGGTCCTGACGCCGCTGCTGCATCGTCCTCATCCAGGCACCAGCACGCTCCCCGCGACCGCGCCAATCACCCAGCCCTCTGCGCCAACCCGCAAACTGGCTCAGAAAATGGCTACCGTCGCGAAAGATGCCCCCTTCAGCCCCAGCGAAGATGTCTTTGAGGGCGGGGCGCACACGTACATGGCCCGGTGCGCTTCCTGCCACGGTGACACACGCCTGACCGCAGACACAGGGCTGGAGATGAATCCTCCCGCAGGGCAGTTCTTCTACGGCAAACACCCGCATGCCCTTACTGCCAGGAAGTCGGCACAGGTTTACGAAATCATCGCCAATGGCCTTCCTCACCAGGGCATGCCGGCCTACAAGGACCAACTCAGCGACACGCAGATCTGGCAGCTCAGCCTTTTGCTCGAAAGCTCGGCGCTGGAACTGCCAGATCCCGTCCGCAGAATCCTGTCTACTTCAACGAATAAGTAA
- a CDS encoding family 43 glycosylhydrolase, with translation MKGLVFSVLLVAGMVHAQAGNSPAGSKSGAETVRLNSKVSPEGSGQANNPMDKPEVRKLAEAVLKKIEPGAVWNDENGKPIQAHGGGILKQGAFWYWFGEDRTQGLDKSKRYISCYRSKDLTQWETKGRVLELSEPDEYRKQFGENWQAERPKVFKISPRKFVMYIHLDAAYKAAEVGVAVSENIEGPYRLVRHFRPLGKESRDIGQFVDDDGRNYLIFESRPTGGFYIAQLNDDGMDVTETAFVHAPLEGGAIVHYEGLYYVLGSHMTGWKPNPNVYATSKNLKGPWSEFKDVAPPEANTYGTQSSMLIKVKGKTKTTVIYVGDQWKPEALWDSRYVWMPLEIGDGKMKLPQPKPWTIDIDTGEVH, from the coding sequence ATGAAGGGTCTGGTCTTTTCTGTTTTGTTGGTCGCCGGGATGGTACACGCGCAGGCTGGGAACTCTCCTGCCGGGAGTAAGAGTGGCGCGGAAACGGTCCGCCTGAACTCCAAAGTTTCGCCGGAAGGTTCAGGTCAGGCCAACAATCCTATGGACAAGCCCGAGGTGCGAAAGCTTGCGGAGGCGGTCCTGAAGAAGATTGAGCCCGGCGCGGTCTGGAACGACGAGAATGGGAAGCCGATCCAGGCGCATGGCGGCGGGATTCTGAAGCAGGGTGCGTTCTGGTACTGGTTCGGCGAAGACCGCACACAGGGGCTGGACAAGAGCAAGCGCTACATCAGCTGCTACCGATCCAAGGACTTGACGCAGTGGGAGACGAAGGGGCGCGTTTTGGAACTGTCTGAGCCAGACGAGTATCGAAAGCAGTTCGGAGAGAACTGGCAGGCCGAACGTCCCAAGGTCTTCAAGATCAGCCCGCGGAAGTTTGTGATGTATATCCACCTGGATGCGGCCTACAAAGCCGCCGAGGTGGGTGTCGCGGTGAGTGAAAACATAGAGGGTCCTTACCGCCTAGTGAGGCACTTCCGCCCGCTGGGCAAAGAGAGTCGCGATATCGGACAGTTTGTCGATGACGACGGACGAAACTATCTGATCTTCGAGAGCCGACCCACGGGAGGGTTCTACATCGCGCAGCTGAACGACGACGGGATGGATGTCACCGAGACCGCCTTTGTACACGCGCCTCTGGAGGGTGGAGCGATTGTGCATTATGAGGGGCTCTACTACGTGCTCGGATCGCACATGACTGGATGGAAGCCGAATCCCAACGTCTATGCGACGTCAAAGAACCTAAAGGGCCCGTGGAGCGAGTTCAAGGATGTTGCCCCGCCAGAAGCCAACACCTACGGGACGCAGTCCTCCATGCTGATCAAGGTCAAGGGCAAAACGAAAACAACCGTAATCTATGTGGGCGACCAGTGGAAGCCAGAGGCGCTCTGGGATTCACGCTACGTCTGGATGCCGCTCGAAATCGGTGACGGAAAGATGAAGTTGCCGCAACCGAAGCCCTGGACCATCGATATCGATACCGGTGAAGTCCACTAA
- a CDS encoding GvpL/GvpF family gas vesicle protein, producing the protein MSWYAYCIAERSAFPQMSRHRRPMPLEGIHGLFGNQTFLFPAADLTVIVSEHSPEDNARLTQQCQKEHARVVADCFKHSTVLPFRFNTTFEDDDALRRSVRSNHRHFSANVERLRGKAEMHLKVLVDDTCPETHKILNGSVGKEYLESLRENASQQRERQSRARALSVQMQRMFLPLATEITCKRTDAGKMLLDIAHLIDNKTIERYQNKYSSAQTSMKECSMQLSGPWPPYHFVAKSNTPTAG; encoded by the coding sequence ATGTCCTGGTACGCGTACTGCATTGCAGAACGAAGCGCTTTTCCACAAATGTCCCGTCACCGCCGTCCAATGCCCCTTGAGGGGATTCACGGCTTATTTGGAAATCAGACCTTCCTCTTCCCCGCGGCAGATCTTACCGTCATCGTTTCCGAGCATTCTCCAGAAGACAACGCACGTCTCACGCAACAGTGCCAAAAAGAACACGCCCGCGTGGTTGCGGACTGCTTCAAACACTCCACGGTGCTTCCCTTCCGATTCAACACCACCTTTGAGGACGACGATGCCCTTCGTCGCTCCGTCCGCTCCAATCACAGGCACTTCTCCGCCAATGTCGAGCGTCTGCGCGGCAAGGCTGAGATGCATCTCAAGGTACTCGTCGACGACACCTGCCCTGAGACTCACAAGATTCTCAACGGCAGTGTCGGCAAGGAATATCTCGAAAGCCTCCGCGAAAATGCCTCACAGCAGCGCGAGCGCCAGTCGCGTGCGCGCGCACTTTCTGTCCAGATGCAGCGGATGTTCCTGCCGCTGGCGACAGAGATTACCTGCAAGCGAACCGATGCGGGCAAGATGTTGCTCGATATCGCCCACCTGATCGATAACAAGACCATCGAACGCTACCAGAACAAGTACTCCTCCGCGCAAACCAGCATGAAGGAGTGCAGCATGCAGCTCTCCGGCCCATGGCCTCCGTACCACTTTGTGGCGAAGTCCAACACCCCGACTGCAGGCTGA